The genome window CCGCGTAACCTTGGAACGCCCACTGACACCCCACCCAGCACCCTGCTGATGAACAGCAGAGGCCTCAACCCCAGCCCCAAGAGAGCCGTACGAGACCCCAAAACTGGACGAGGTACTGGACCCAGCTCTCCTGACCCACCCTTGAACATAGACCGTAGATTTGAAATTTTACAACGACAAATATATGATAGAAGATCATAATTCAAAGTaaacattattcattattatacaAGCTAATGTTGACTTATCTCCATTATGTGCTTCAGTGTTCAGAGGTTGTTATGTTTGCTCAGTGCATGTGCAGTTTTATCAGCCTGACCTCGTCTATATCAGTCATGAAGATACAGAGCATTTTGTCATCATTCTAACTCATGAGAAATCCCAGAGTTCACCTGTGTCACTTTTGTCCTCTCTACACATAAACATCCACTTTGAGCTGAGATGCTGCACAAACCTATTTTAAGCATAAAAATAACATGATGTGGGTCATCGTTTAATTCAGCTCTCATCTCactcaattattattattatcattattattattattattattatcattattagcattattattattattatcatcattattattaccattattgttattatcatcattatcattattattattatcatcattattattattatcattatcatcattattattattatcattattattattatcattagtattattattattattattatggatttTAGGCGTAGACTGAGAGAATGATACTGAGGCTCCCTCACTGTGTGTCACAGCTGTTCAGGAGAGGAACTCGTATGCCGTCAGTGTGTGGAAGAGAGTGAAGGCCAAGCTGGAAGGAAGAGACATTGATCCCAACCGGAGGATGAGTGTCACAGAGCAGGTAACGCCCACCACAGCCTCATCCTTCTGttcaaatacagtggtgtaaacaggccgagcttttcctcttcctcacatacacttcacacactggtaaaactattattattattatttaatttactctttgtttgattttctacacacagtagaacagtatttctgattttcctccatcagaggaagcttgtataccactggtggtacacgtaccactggtggtacacgtaccacagtctGAGAACCATGGCCTGAGCGTGTCCTGTAAATGAATTTAAATCTCCTTCAGACTGTAGAAGTGCTTGTTCAGACGCTGTAGTTGACAACCGTTACCTCAAATCAACATAACGCCACAAGCTCCGCCcccacagcaccctctgctggacaacttgataattactttaaaatgtttgatgGCAGTTATAGGATGTTTAAGTTGAACAGGTTTCCAGCTGCACAGTGTGCTAAAGTGTTCtacatgaatgtttttaatgatgcaccaaatatcactgtgtgtgtgtgtgggggggggggcattctGTTGCTTTTGACACTAAGTATCCGTTTGTTTTAACTCatcatttttttactgattttacaaataaacattcaacTCTTTTGGATTTTGATAAAAAATCAATTGATGTTTCCGTCCACTAGAGGGCGTCAAATGCTCACTGTGAGTGTATCATAatatgattttgcaaatactCTAGTAAAATCTCTTAATCATAACCAAGAAAATTAGTATGAAAACTGAACTAAATGAATGTTGTAGTAAcgtataagtataagtattgaactttgtttttccaaatcaaACAATTGAGACCGAGAatgtaaacagtaaataaatcaCACTCAGACAATGAGTGGATTGTGATGAGCATTGATATGAGACACAGAGGAACTGTGTCTCATATCCCTCCCACTTTACACTCAGAAACCCTCCCACTTTACTCTTTATCAACGGTCTTTGACAGTAAGATGTGTGACGGGAGAGAAAGTGGGCTGAGCTTGTGTGTTTGCTTCCAGGTGGACTTTGTCATCAAAGAGGCCACTAACATGGACAACCTGGCCCAGCTGTACGAGGGCTGGACTGCCTGGGTGTGAACACTATCCTGCTTCATGTCTTTGGTCCAGCGAAGGCTTGGAGATCCACCAGAGTCCAGCGGGTCTGGGGTGTCGGAACAGCAGCACCGGGCCACACTGGGGGGGAGCAAATGGGAAGCGGATGCTTAGTCTGCCCTCCCACACTCCCGGGCACCCAAACTGGGGCAGCGACTTCGCAGCTCCGCTGCATCCACACTCCCCTAACCATCGGCGATCGGGCTAACACAACGCTTAGTGGGCCTGCGGGCCCCGCCTCCCTTTCTTAGGGGTTTGATCGAGCAAAGCAGCGTGGAGTGGGGAGGGGGGAAGGAGGGCAAAGGCCTCCTCCCCCTTGACTTGGAGATCCCTTCCCCCCTCACCTGCATAGCTCACTATCAAGTTGTACCCATAAACATCCCTGCTTCCTGCTGAGGCGATCAGACTCCACCTGCAGGATGAGCAGGGTGAAGCAGGCCGTGAGCGCTTCCCCTCTGAAGCACGCGGGTCTTCACCGGGGAGATGGATGGGGTGTTTCACAGCCACACCTCTTTTCtcttaacccttttttttttttttttttttttttccttcctcagCGCCTGTGATTCTGTGTGATTGGTCAGCGAGTGACACGGATGAGCGGGAATGTTTGAATCAGAGGAAATtaaagtggaaatgaatcaaacTGTTCTTTGGTTGATGGAGAgggaagtgatgtcacagatgAAACCATGACGCAGACTTTGGATAattgtgaggaggaggagcaggaggagcaggaggaggaggaggaggaggaggaggcgtgaCTCTTGTTGTTCTGTCGTGCAGTGAAACTCTTTAGTGTCTTCCTCTGTAGACGCAGCTGAGGAAAAGACTTTTGCTTTGGTTGATTTGCCTCGTCTCGCGGTCCGTCGCTCACCTCGTGTAAAATCACTCCCGAAACCCTGATGCTTGCGTTTTATTAATCCTGACCTTctagttttacatttttagtgGGAgaaattattgttttgtttggtgaAGGTGCAAAATGTTCATTCTTAAAGCTTTTAGTGGATTTTGTTGGATGCCAAATAAACATGGGATTGAAAAGTGTTGAAGTTTATTAATGAATCttttatgattgtttttttttttgttttttttaaactaaaattcTTAACCACACCCATTAGTGATGGCGTGATGACTGACGACGCGTCCTAAACCAAGCACTTGGCTTTAAACTGTCCCATTGTCTCTTTATTGTAAACACATTGAACCTATTTGGTTCGagtttgaaatgatgatgaatgtgtgagtgtgagaggaaGCATGTCATCGTCCTGTCTGTGATAAATGAGATCATCACAAGATTATTATGATGGTTAAAAACAGGTGATTACTGAGTGCAAAGTACCACCGAGTGCCTCGACCCTACAGCGTCATGGTACCTTTGCACAAGGACGTCACTCAACGcacgtccgtctgtctgtctgtctgtctgtccgtccgtccgtcccaGGTCTTTGATATATTCATTGCAGGCATCGAGGAGAATCCTATAATCGCCCCTTAATCTTGCTGAACTCAGGCCAGCGAAGACATTCAGGCATGTCTGGACTGAAGCGGGTCTGGACTGAAGCAGGTCTGGACTGAAGCAGGTCTGGACTGAAGCGGGTCTGGACTGAAGCAGTTCTGGGCAGCACAGTTGAGTCTGAGTTAAACATTCACAAAGTAATGATTAGAAATCCGAGGTCACGCTGGACGACGACCTCCAGCAGATGAATGATTACACCTCTCAGCCTGTgctgtgacagagtgacagagtgaccccctcagtgtttgtgagtgagtgagtgaacaatCATGTCAGGACagcgcgagtgtgtgtgtgtgtcggactTTGAAGACGAAGCCAGAAAAGTTCTTCCTAAATCTGTGTTTGATTATTACCGATCAGGAGCTGACCAACAACACACTCTGACTGACAATGTGGCTGCTttcaacaggtacacacacacacacacacaccaggggtGTCGAACGTACGGCCCACGAGCCAGAACCGGACCACCAGAGCGTCTGATCCGGCCTGCAAGATGAATTTGTAAATATCTCACAAAATACTATATTTGTACGtctttatagatccagtgtgacgTGTAAGTGGTacatttgtaaaaagatacttcattaaatgtaaaattaaggAAAGACATTTGGAGTTCTTGTAGCTCTATGGTTATTATTTCACTGGTCCGGTCCGGTCCACTTGCGATGGTCTTATTGTCTTTGGTCTGAACGTCTTCTGAAGCgtttcatcaacaacaaaacaaacaaaatcacaatttcagACTCAAACAAGTAACAAACAAAAGTACAGAAATGTTCCCTGAAaccagaggagagagacctttcaaaataaaacaggaactgACGTCAGCGCTGTGAACGCGATGGTGAAAGGGAACAGTGTGAATATGACGTTTACTGCTTGGTTCTCGCCTCTCAATTCATTTAACCTTTTGTTTAGATTTGATTGAGCGGAAACGTTTCTGGGTTTGGGACCAGAACAGCGAGGACACTGGGCGTGGCCGGCCACGTCCTCTTAACACAAAGGATTTTTGCAGCCCCACAATTTCTTGTGAATTCATATATTCAAGTGTattaaagtgaatgaatgagctttacttttactttgaccaaaaaaaagtgtggaaaaTCAGATTCACTTCAAAGATAAAAGATGATCGTTCAAATGTCactctgttatttatttatttatttattcattcatttgtttattcattcatttatttatttaaagtcagTGACCGTGATGCTTTCTGACTGAGTAACGGTGTGATTTTAGCATTAGCATAACCACTGCTGTTCTGGCGCGCGCAGGTGGCATCTTCTCCCTCGCGTGTTGAGGGACGTGTCCACAGTGGACGTGAGTGTCTCTGTGCTCGGTCACAGGCTCagcatgcctgtgtgtgtcgcTGCCACAGCGATGCAGAGGATGGCTCACCCAGAGGGAGAGACAGCGACAGCGAGAGgtacgcgcacgcacacacttcaTGAAGACTgtcatccctaaccttaaccataaccagttgtctaaccttaaccataagcTCTTAGTGTTCTAAGTACAGTCATTAAACCACAGCCCGTGTTCAGTTTACAACAGTAACTCAGAGCAGTCAAAgctctgtgatgtctgtgatgtctgtgctCTCTAGCGCCCCCCTGAGGCGGTTCTCACTGTACCAGCAGCTGTTTCGGGACGAGTTAATGATCCACGTGTTTCCACGTGTGTACCCAGCATGCCGAGCAGTGGGAACAGGGATGATGTTGAGCTCTTGGGCCACGTCCACGATCGAGGAAGTCATGTCGGCGATGACGAgctcagcagggggcgctctgcTGTGGCTGCAGCTCTACATCTACAAGGACCGAGAGCTCACGCTGTCACTGGTGCGCCGGGCAGAACAGGCGGGCTATACGGCCATCTTTGTTACCGTGGACACGCCCTACTTAGGGAGGAGACTGGACGACATGAGGAACCGTTTTAAACTGCCCTCACACCTGAGGTAACAAGCCAACCACACCTACAGCATGATCTACTCCAACATGatgacaacactgtgtgtgtctctgtgtgtgtgtgtgtctgtctctctgtgcgCCTGCGCAGTATGTCTAACTTTACTTCAGCCTCCCTGGCGTTCTCTGAGGGAAACTATGGCGACGACAGTGGTTTGGCTGTTTATGTGGCTAAAGCCATCGATCCCACTCTCTGCTGGGACGACATCACGTGgctgaagaaacacacacatctacctGTGATTGTCAAAGGAATACTgaatggtacacacacacacacacagcactggtACTGATTATATTCATCATGTCTTACCTTAAATATCACAACTtgatgcctaaccctaaccccaaatCCAGGTCTAAAATCttttagaataaagttgtaatattcaAACCTGTTTTtgtagaagaggagagttgttaaaatgagtaAATGAATCCTTTATTCTCAGGATGTTCTTCaaagtttaataataataataagatcaTAATTTTTTAACAGgaggtttcttctctgcagacgtttccacagcAGTGAAATGCCCGTGACCTCAAATACAGCGACTTGCGTCCTCTGGTCCCATCACGTGACAGAATGTACATAATGATCCTGTGATCGACGCTAACAACAGCCACGGAAACCAAACATTCTATTTCTGACCAGTGTTTGACATAAAGACtcagtgtttttaatgacacTGAACACATGTAAAGCCAAGCAAAAGGATTGCAcaagaggaataataataataataataatgatggtgTCGtgttcctaataataataataataatagaggaataataataatgatggtgTCGtgttcctaataataataataataatagaggaataataataataataataatgatggtgTCGtgttcctaataataataataataatagaggaataataataataataataatgatggtgTCGtgttcctaataataataataataatagaggaataataataataataataatgatggtgTCGtgttcctaataataataataataatagaggaataataataataataataatgatggtgTCGtgttcctaataataataataataatagattttatttgtattgcactttacatttgaacaacaaatctagataataaaaaaaataaattagccgtatgcttttctaaaaaggtatgttttgagttcttttttaaaagcatcctCCGGAGCTCTGAGGTGGTCTGAGGTGGTCAGGAAGGGCATTCCACAGACGGGGAGCGGCAGCTTCCAAAGCTAAGAATGTCAACACAAtcatttacatttctgtttaaGCGTTtaacagacgcttttatccaaagccgcTTACGAGAGAGGAATCAGCTCCATAGAACAGTCAGGGTGACAGTGTTAGGGCGGTCTACGCTGGTCTACGCTGGCCTACTCTAGCCTACGCTGGTCTACACTGGTCTACGCTGGTCTACGCTGGCCTACGCTGGCCTACGCTGGCCTACGCTGGCCTACGCTGGTCTACGCTAGCCTACGCTGGCCTACGCTGGTCTACACTGGTCTACGCTGGCCTACGCTGGTCTACGCTGGCCTACGCTGGCCTACGCTGGTCTACGCTGGCCTACGCTGGCCTACGCTGGTCTACCTGCAGCAGTGGTCAtgtgtgtaaatacagaccacgTATAA of Solea solea chromosome 16, fSolSol10.1, whole genome shotgun sequence contains these proteins:
- the hao1 gene encoding hydroxyacid oxidase 1 — encoded protein: MSGQRECVCVSDFEDEARKVLPKSVFDYYRSGADQQHTLTDNVAAFNRWHLLPRVLRDVSTVDVSVSVLGHRLSMPVCVAATAMQRMAHPEGETATARACRAVGTGMMLSSWATSTIEEVMSAMTSSAGGALLWLQLYIYKDRELTLSLVRRAEQAGYTAIFVTVDTPYLGRRLDDMRNRFKLPSHLSMSNFTSASLAFSEGNYGDDSGLAVYVAKAIDPTLCWDDITWLKKHTHLPVIVKGILNGEDAVQAVNRGVSGILVSNHGARQLDGVPATLDVLEEVVKAVDGRCEVYMDGGVRRGTDVLKALALGAKAVFIGRPVLWGLSCQGEQGVTKVLELVKEELRLAMALSGCRCVSEVSRSLVRRTEFSSRM